GCTGCAGGTGACGTCGTATGCTCATGCAGAACGCACGCTCGAAATCCATCGCGAAGTATTCTTTGCCGCAGGCTTGCGCGACGTATGGCCGCGCGTCATTGCATTGGTTGTGCAGCCCGGAGTCGAATTCAACCACACCAGTGTTGTCGATTACGACTCAAGCAAAACTGTAGACCTGTGCAAGCTGCTACGCGACAAAGACCATATCGTCTTCGAGGCCCACTCTACTGACTACCAAAAGCCATTCGCATATAAAGAACTGGTCCGCGATGGGTTTGCGATTCTGAAGGTCGGCCCTGCCCTAACCTTTGCCCTGCGCGAGGCCCTCTTCGCACTCGAACGCATTGAGCAGGAGTTAGTTCCTCATGGTCGCTGCTCGCACCTGGCCGAGACCGTCGAACGGGTCATGCTTTTGCATCCCGAACACTGGCACAAACACTACCACGGCAGTCCAGAGGAGTTGCGTCTGCTGCATCGTTATAGCTACAGCGACCGCATCCGCTACTACTGGCCGGCGCCAGAGGTGAGGGCAGCAGTCGATCTGCTGATGACGAACCTTGAGTCAACCGGCGTGCCGGAGACATTACTTTCGGCAATCATGCCCGATCAGTACAGGGCCGTGCGAGCGGGTGATCTGCGAGCAACCCCGCACGAACTCACCATCCACAGAATCCAGCAGGCTCTCCAGCCATACGCCTCCGCCTGTATTCCCGGATAACCCTTCGTCTCTGTCACTGCTTTCACCTTCGATAAGATGAAGGTATGAGCAATAGCGCAGGCACAGAGATGGTCGATCTGCTTGTGATTGGCGCAGGGCCTACCGGGTTGGCCTGCGCGATCGAGGCGCAGCGTGCGGGCTTCTCAACCCTTCTCGTGGATAAGGGTTGTCTCTGCAACTCGCTCTTTCACTATCCCGCAAACATGGTCTTCTTCACGACGCCGGAGTTGCTCGAAATCGGCGACATGCCTTTCTCCAGCCCAAATCAGAAACCCAACCGCAGTGAGGCGCTTGAGTACTACCGCAAAGTCGCCGACCATTATCGCCTCGACATTCGCCAGTATGAGAACGTCGAACGCGTCACGGGCAGCGAGGGCGATTTCACCGTCCACACGACCGACCGCTTCGGCCGCGCACTCGAACACCATGCCCGCAGACTCGTCGTGGCAACTGGCTATTACGACCTGCCCAACTACCTCGGCATCCCTGGCGAAGACCTGAACAAGGTGCGCCACTACTACGACGAGCCACATCCCTTCTACGGACTCGACGTGCTGGTTATCGGCGGCAAGAACTCGGCGGCGATTGCGGCTCTCGATCTGTGGCGGCACGGCGCGCATGTAACCCTCGTGCATCGCGGGCCTGAGATGCACAGGCACGTGAAGTACTGGATCTTGCCCGACATCAACAACCGCATCAAAAACGGCGAGATCAAGGCGTACTTCAACAGCACCGTCGCACACATCTCTGAAGATGAAGTTGCCTTGTCCACACCTGAAGGCCCCAAAACGCTCAAGAACCACTTCGTCTTCGCGCTGACGGGATATCACCCGGACTTCACCTTCATCGAACAGCTTGGGATAAAGCTGGATGAAGGCAATGACCGCCGCCCTATCTGCGACCCGGTGACCTTAGAGAGCAACGTGCCGGGCATTTATCTGGCCGGTGTCATCGTTGCAGGCGAGCGGACGAACGAGATCTTCATCGAAAACGGCCGCTTTCACGGACAAGCCATCGCCAACGCACTTCTCGCAAAACGTTCAGAGCGGGCTCTGACCTGATAACGGCGGGTCGTGCATACGCATCTAACTCTTCAGAGTCCATTGCCAGCGGCGTAGTATTAAAGTATGTCGCGAGGATGGGAGAGCAAATCCGTGGAAGAACAACAAGCACAGGCAGCAACTCCGAAGCCTCTTACACCAGATTCCAACGCAGAGGCTGCAGAGCGTAAACGGCAGCGGCAGGCGCTGGAGTTGCAGCGCGAACGCATCCTGTCGGAGCGAACATCCAGCCCACACCGGCGTTCAGCACTCGCCTTGGCGCTTGCCGATATCGAAGAGAAGCTGGCGGAGCTGGGCTGGACCATCCACATGTAGGCTTGCAGTGCCACAAGCACCAGCTAGCAGTGCTGAGTACGCATCGCTGTGTGCTGCGGCAAGCCTGGACATTCTGAGAATCAAAGGCTACGAGTTCTCGCGCCCCCCATGTTTTCCATTTAGCTGTGTGATTTCCTCCAGGCGGTATACGTTTCGATGGCCTGTTCAGGACCAGCGCTGAACCAGGAGTAGCCATTGCGGCGCTCAAGAGAGAGTTCGTTGACATTGTCGTGGATGGTCTTATCGCGGTCACCGAAGATAGACTTGCCCGTAGTAAGGCTGTAGTAGCGCGCCCAGATTGGCCCTGCTCCGGCTTGCGCCACCAGATGCCTGCCTCCGGGCGTACGACGTCCCCCTGTCCACTCTTCTCCATCAACGGCTGCCTGTTTGAGCCACGCGACTCCCGCATTAATCGCACTCACAACAGCAGCCGAAGGGTGCGGCAGTGACATCAGGTAAATCAGCACATCGGAGCTTTCGCCAGAGGACAGAGCCGCGGGCTCGAAGTTCCTGCCCGAAACTGGCTGCAGCGTGAGCGCGTCGTGTTGTTGCGCCCAGACTGTCTTCTTTCCGTTAACCACAATCTGCGTCGCCAGAATGCACTGGAGAGCATGGTCCGCTGCGGCAGCCGCCTCATGGCGCAACTTTGCCGGAACAAATGCGTAATCGCCTTGCCCTCCAGCCACATCGGTCAAGGTCTCGGCTGATTCAGTAACCGCATTGTCGTTGTAGGTGATGGCGTCGTGATAGCCGCCTTCGAGCGGCCAGACCTGCGGCCAGCCTCCATTGGGAAACTGCGCGGACAGCAGATAGTGAATGCCACGTAGAAAGCTGGCGCGATACTTATCGCCTTCGTGTCCCGGCGTCTGGCCGGAGACGAGCGCGAGGAAGTGCAGCTCGGTGTTTGTGGCGTCGTTGTCGAGAGTGCCGACGTAGTTCCAATTTGGATCTTTGGGGGTGTCGAAATCGTCCGGGCCGAGGAAGCGGGAGATATTGTCAGTCGTGTAGCTCTGCCCCGGCTGACGAAGTGGTCCGCTCATGTCGAGGTTCTTGCTCCAGCCGCCGGCCGGAGTCTGGAAGCTGACGATCACGTCGGCGATGTGGCGAGCTTCCACGCTACCGTACCACGCTGCATCGCGGTGGAGCGGCATCGAGCGTCCGCTGAATGCTTCCTTCGGCACTGGAGGGATCGGGACACCGGGCTTGCGCTCAGCGGCCAGCGCGGCCTTGTCCTTGCGCATCTGCTCTTCAGAGCGCCTGAGATACGCCATCCACGCGGCGCGCTGGCCTTTGGGCAAGATGGCGATGCGTGCAGCCGTAATGGATTCAGCAGGCTTGCTGGCGCCGATGACCGCCGCGTTGAGCGGGGCCACCACGAGGAGGCAGAGAAGAAATGAAGGAATCCGCATAAGAGGTCAGACCAATACCGTCTTCTACGTTGCACCCTGGGAAAAAGACTCAGCTCTGGTGGACGCGATGTTCCATTTTCAGGAAATGGCGGTGCCGCGGGAGGAAACCGCGGGTCCTTCGACTCCGCCTCTCGCGATAAAACTGCGAGAGGCTTCGCTCAGGATGACACTTCATTTGGATCGGATTGGCGTTACTTCCGCTTCCAGCGCACGCCGTCTTTGGAGTCCTCGATGAGGATGCCTTTGCTGAGCAGATCGTTGCGGATGGCGTCGGCACGAGCAAAATTGCGTGCCTTCTTCGCTTGGGTGCGCTCGGCGACCAGCGCCTCGATGTCGGCGTCGGAGAGCGAGAGCGTCGCAACCAGTTCGGGTGATGCTTCGCCGAGGCGGCCTTCAGTCTCGGCCCACGCGAGAGCCGCGCGCGTGATGGCAGCATCATTGTCAGTGAGGACCGCGAAGACGCCGTCGAAGAGTGTGAGCACTTGTAGGGCTGATTCTGTGTCACGCTTCGTGAGTTTGCCCGCGTCGGCGGCGATGTTGACGGCGCGAACCATATCGAAGACTGCTGCGCGTGCCTCGGCGGTGTTCAGGTCGTTGGCGAGTGCGGCTCGATACTTGCGCTCGGACTCAGCTATCAGCGTTGCCAACTCGGAGTCTGCGGGTTCGTCAGACCATTTACCTTCGACGAGCCTGCGGTGGAACGTGCGGAGGCGGTCGATGGCGTTCTTGCTCTCTTCCAGGCTCTCGAAGGTGAAGTTCATCTGGTGCCGGTAGGGCACGGAGATGAGCAGGAAGCGGATAGCCGACGCACGATGGCCCTTGAGCAACAGGTCGCGGAGCGTGTAGAAGTTGCCCTCGGACTTCGACATCTTCTTGCCTTCGACCAGCAGGAAGCGGACGTGCATCCAGTGGCGAACGAAGGTATGCCCGTTGGCCGACTCGGATTGGGCGATCTCGTTCTCGTGGTGCGGGAACATGAGGTCTTCGCCGCCGGCATGGAGGTCGATGTTCACGCCAAGGAACTTCGTCGCCATCGCCGAGCACTCGATATGCCAGCCCGGGCGCCCTGCGCCGAGCGCTGTGTCCCAGGACTGCTCGCCGGGCTTGGCGGCCTTCCAGAGGGCGAAATCGCGCGCAGCATCTTTGTCGTACTCGTCCACATCGACGCGTGCGCCGTCTTCGATCCCCTCGAAGTCTTTCTTCGACAGCTTGCCGTACTCAGGAAAGCGCGCGATGCGGAAGTACCAGGAGCCGTCTTCGGCGCGGTAGGCGATGTCTTTGTCCGCGAGCTTTTCGATCAACCCAACCATATCGGGGATGGACTCGGTGGCGCGGGCAATCTGTTCCGGGCGCTGAATGGAGAGTGCTTCGAGGTCTTCAAAAAATGCCTTCTCGTACTTGGCCGTGTACTGCGAGATGGGCAGCGAAGCAGCGGTAGCGTTGCGGATGATCTTGTCGTCCACATCGGTCACGTTCATGACATGCTGCACCGAAATACCCTGCTGCAGAATGACGCGGCGCAGCACATCGACGTGCAGGAACGTGCGGAAGTTGCCGATGTGGCCGTAGTCGTAGACTGTCGGGCCGCAGCAGTAGATGCGCATTGCCGGGCCGGGAAGGGGCGCGAGCGATTCGATTTTGCCGGAGAGCGTATTGAAGAGCTGGATGCTGGAGTTCTCTTGTGCCACGTGCGCTTTGTCCCTGCCGCTGCCGGGCTCGGGGCACGGCGCTGGTGCTGATTTTGTTGGTGTCCCTGAAGATTTTACTATTGCTGGCCCAGCCGGAGTTGCGGCGTCGCCCCAAGGTCTTCTGGAGCGAAGTTTCCGGCAAGAAACTTAGGCCAGGCCGCAGCAGCGATCATGGCGGCATTGTCGGTGGAAAGCGCCAGCGACGGAAATGCCACCGGCAGGCTGCGGCGATCGGCTTCTGCCTGAAAGCGGCGGCGAAGCTCACGATTCGCCGCGACTCCACCCGAAACGATAATGCCACGCGCACCGAACGCCTCGGCAGCAGCGAAGGTCTGGCGCAGCAGGTTGCCGACGACGGCGTGCTGGAAGCTGGCGATCAGGTCCAGTGTCTGCGGGTTGCAGAGCTGCACCGCTTCCGGCGACTGCGGCTTGATCTGTGGATTGGCAGCAAGCTCTGCATGGCGATACTCGATTCCCGGCTTCATGTGGTGCGTTTCGACATAGCGGCGGGCAGCGGTCTTGATACCACTGAAAGAGAAGTCGAACGCTGGCGCAGGCTTTCCAGGCTTCTGCGATGAGGAATGCTTGCTGTGT
This is a stretch of genomic DNA from Edaphobacter acidisoli. It encodes these proteins:
- a CDS encoding D-tagatose-bisphosphate aldolase, class II, non-catalytic subunit, with product MTIISQLHTYYRSGSPIGIYSVCSAHPLVLEAAMRQAVMNDSALLVEATSNQVNQLGGYTGMRTDDFREFALGLAKVHGLAPERLILGGDHLGPNPWQHLPAEEAMLLAEAMVTEYSRAGFTKIHLDASMACKGDQAPLPDSVVAERAARLCRAAEEASSGAPRYYVIGTEVPIPGGATESLNELQVTSYAHAERTLEIHREVFFAAGLRDVWPRVIALVVQPGVEFNHTSVVDYDSSKTVDLCKLLRDKDHIVFEAHSTDYQKPFAYKELVRDGFAILKVGPALTFALREALFALERIEQELVPHGRCSHLAETVERVMLLHPEHWHKHYHGSPEELRLLHRYSYSDRIRYYWPAPEVRAAVDLLMTNLESTGVPETLLSAIMPDQYRAVRAGDLRATPHELTIHRIQQALQPYASACIPG
- the pelA gene encoding pectate lyase, producing MRIPSFLLCLLVVAPLNAAVIGASKPAESITAARIAILPKGQRAAWMAYLRRSEEQMRKDKAALAAERKPGVPIPPVPKEAFSGRSMPLHRDAAWYGSVEARHIADVIVSFQTPAGGWSKNLDMSGPLRQPGQSYTTDNISRFLGPDDFDTPKDPNWNYVGTLDNDATNTELHFLALVSGQTPGHEGDKYRASFLRGIHYLLSAQFPNGGWPQVWPLEGGYHDAITYNDNAVTESAETLTDVAGGQGDYAFVPAKLRHEAAAAADHALQCILATQIVVNGKKTVWAQQHDALTLQPVSGRNFEPAALSSGESSDVLIYLMSLPHPSAAVVSAINAGVAWLKQAAVDGEEWTGGRRTPGGRHLVAQAGAGPIWARYYSLTTGKSIFGDRDKTIHDNVNELSLERRNGYSWFSAGPEQAIETYTAWRKSHS
- a CDS encoding YpdA family putative bacillithiol disulfide reductase, producing MSNSAGTEMVDLLVIGAGPTGLACAIEAQRAGFSTLLVDKGCLCNSLFHYPANMVFFTTPELLEIGDMPFSSPNQKPNRSEALEYYRKVADHYRLDIRQYENVERVTGSEGDFTVHTTDRFGRALEHHARRLVVATGYYDLPNYLGIPGEDLNKVRHYYDEPHPFYGLDVLVIGGKNSAAIAALDLWRHGAHVTLVHRGPEMHRHVKYWILPDINNRIKNGEIKAYFNSTVAHISEDEVALSTPEGPKTLKNHFVFALTGYHPDFTFIEQLGIKLDEGNDRRPICDPVTLESNVPGIYLAGVIVAGERTNEIFIENGRFHGQAIANALLAKRSERALT
- the cysS gene encoding cysteine--tRNA ligase codes for the protein MAQENSSIQLFNTLSGKIESLAPLPGPAMRIYCCGPTVYDYGHIGNFRTFLHVDVLRRVILQQGISVQHVMNVTDVDDKIIRNATAASLPISQYTAKYEKAFFEDLEALSIQRPEQIARATESIPDMVGLIEKLADKDIAYRAEDGSWYFRIARFPEYGKLSKKDFEGIEDGARVDVDEYDKDAARDFALWKAAKPGEQSWDTALGAGRPGWHIECSAMATKFLGVNIDLHAGGEDLMFPHHENEIAQSESANGHTFVRHWMHVRFLLVEGKKMSKSEGNFYTLRDLLLKGHRASAIRFLLISVPYRHQMNFTFESLEESKNAIDRLRTFHRRLVEGKWSDEPADSELATLIAESERKYRAALANDLNTAEARAAVFDMVRAVNIAADAGKLTKRDTESALQVLTLFDGVFAVLTDNDAAITRAALAWAETEGRLGEASPELVATLSLSDADIEALVAERTQAKKARNFARADAIRNDLLSKGILIEDSKDGVRWKRK